A region of Salinibacter sp. 10B DNA encodes the following proteins:
- a CDS encoding universal stress protein codes for MSEESSSSPQNILVALDASPHSRAALDAAVRLAATFEAKVEGLFVEDETLQRAAQLPFAKEVRTYTAPPKRLSNQRLQRQLRYRATYAEHTLQRAAEQAEVSHAFRTVEGQVTEELLRAAEGTDLLILGKTSTASSRRRLGNTSRTLLSDAPTPVMVLRKTVPAQHPLLVYYDGSDAADTALRLVLQISRRADGTPIQLLFPPPEADVDPTRLRNRIQTRHGEGDLPLHGRQLTPAEMHRLSAFAREKEGLLVLPAGCPPLCNVPLQQFLYEIDRPLLVVR; via the coding sequence ATGAGCGAGGAGTCTTCCTCTTCCCCCCAGAACATTCTTGTGGCTCTCGACGCCTCCCCCCACAGCCGGGCAGCCCTCGACGCTGCCGTCCGGTTGGCCGCAACCTTCGAAGCCAAGGTGGAGGGACTGTTCGTCGAGGACGAGACGCTGCAGCGGGCGGCCCAGCTCCCCTTTGCGAAGGAAGTGCGCACGTACACCGCCCCACCCAAGCGTCTGAGCAACCAGCGCCTCCAACGCCAGCTACGCTACCGGGCCACATACGCCGAGCACACCCTCCAGCGGGCGGCCGAGCAGGCCGAGGTCTCCCACGCCTTTCGGACCGTAGAGGGGCAAGTGACAGAGGAGTTGCTGCGGGCCGCCGAAGGAACCGACCTTCTCATCCTGGGCAAAACAAGCACTGCCAGCAGTCGCCGCCGCCTCGGCAACACGAGCCGGACCCTCCTGTCTGACGCACCGACGCCGGTCATGGTGCTGCGAAAAACCGTGCCGGCCCAACATCCTCTTCTGGTCTACTATGACGGCTCGGACGCGGCCGACACCGCCCTCCGCCTCGTCCTCCAGATTTCGCGGCGGGCCGATGGCACCCCGATCCAGCTCCTCTTTCCGCCTCCGGAGGCCGACGTCGATCCGACCCGCCTCCGCAACCGCATTCAAACACGCCACGGGGAGGGGGATCTTCCCCTTCACGGTCGCCAGCTCACCCCCGCCGAGATGCACCGTCTCTCCGCCTTTGCCCGCGAAAAAGAGGGCCTCCTGGTGCTCCCTGCCGGATGCCCGCCCCTTTGCAATGTCCCCCTACAACAATTTCTCTACGAAATTGACCGCCCACTGCTCGTGGTGCGCTAG
- a CDS encoding nucleoside transporter C-terminal domain-containing protein, giving the protein MSFPVALLRGLIGVTVFLGIAVLFSTNRKAINWRLVGVGLGLQLIFAILVLKTGPGEMVFDTLATFFDTLLSFTYEGSEFIFGDLGNPAEGNNFAFQVLPTIIFFASLMGVLYHLGLVQPLVQGMGWLMQKSLRISGAESLAASANVFIGQTEAPLAVKPYVEDMTRSEIMTLMTGGMATIAGGVLAAYIGFLGGDSAASRQLFAKHLLSASVMSAPAAIVMAKILVPETETPETQGGAEVKHHEENDNVIEAAASGASDGLRLALNVGAMLLAFIALIGAINAGFEWVGAPTVYGTELYNLNVLVEQASGGRFETLSLEAIFGFLFAPLAWAMGVEAADILQFGTLLGEKVAVNEFVAYASLRDLKPVLSERSTIIGTYALCGFANFSSIAIQIGGIGGIAPSRKSEIAALGLRAVVGGALASWMTATIAGVLVG; this is encoded by the coding sequence ATGTCGTTTCCCGTCGCCCTCCTGCGCGGCCTCATTGGCGTCACGGTCTTTCTCGGCATTGCCGTTCTGTTCTCCACGAATCGAAAAGCCATCAACTGGCGACTTGTGGGCGTGGGGCTCGGGCTGCAGCTGATCTTTGCCATACTGGTGCTTAAGACCGGGCCCGGCGAGATGGTGTTCGATACGCTTGCCACCTTCTTCGACACGCTGCTTTCGTTCACCTACGAGGGGTCGGAATTCATCTTCGGCGACCTTGGGAATCCGGCGGAAGGCAATAACTTTGCCTTTCAGGTGCTGCCCACGATTATCTTCTTTGCGTCGCTGATGGGCGTGCTGTATCATCTGGGCCTCGTACAGCCCCTCGTGCAGGGCATGGGATGGCTCATGCAGAAGTCGCTGCGCATCTCGGGGGCCGAGTCGCTGGCTGCCTCGGCAAACGTGTTTATCGGGCAGACGGAAGCGCCGCTCGCGGTAAAGCCCTACGTGGAAGACATGACCCGTAGCGAGATCATGACGCTCATGACGGGGGGCATGGCGACAATAGCAGGCGGTGTGCTGGCGGCCTATATCGGGTTTCTTGGGGGCGACTCGGCGGCCTCGCGGCAGCTCTTCGCCAAGCACTTGCTATCGGCCTCGGTGATGAGTGCCCCTGCGGCCATTGTGATGGCAAAAATCCTCGTGCCCGAAACCGAAACGCCAGAGACGCAAGGCGGAGCGGAGGTGAAACATCATGAGGAGAATGACAACGTCATCGAAGCGGCCGCCAGCGGCGCATCTGATGGCCTGCGCCTGGCCCTGAATGTGGGTGCCATGCTGCTGGCGTTCATTGCCCTCATTGGGGCCATCAATGCGGGCTTCGAATGGGTGGGGGCACCGACGGTCTACGGCACAGAGCTCTATAACCTAAACGTGCTCGTGGAGCAGGCGTCCGGGGGGCGCTTTGAGACCCTCTCGCTAGAGGCCATTTTTGGGTTTCTCTTTGCTCCGCTGGCGTGGGCCATGGGCGTGGAGGCCGCGGACATCCTCCAGTTCGGTACGCTGCTGGGCGAAAAGGTGGCCGTGAATGAGTTTGTGGCGTACGCCTCGCTGCGCGACCTGAAGCCGGTGCTCAGCGAGCGGTCGACCATCATTGGCACGTATGCCCTCTGCGGATTCGCCAACTTCTCGTCCATCGCCATTCAGATCGGCGGCATCGGCGGCATTGCGCCGTCCCGGAAGAGCGAGATTGCGGCGCTTGGACTGCGGGCGGTGGTCGGCGGGGCGCTCGCCTCGTGGATGACGGCCACCATCGCTGGGGTACTCGTGGGGTAG
- a CDS encoding M1 family metallopeptidase, whose product MTDTLRAALWTVVGLLLAGPALGQTVPQHNLESFEPLDLPDPNEYRAADGRPGDQYWQNEADYQIDVELDTANNRLTGQQTITYTNNSPKELERLWVQLEQNYFKPDSRGARVVPSDARFSGFFEGAGYELSNVQVTRNGDTVSPDYAVHGTRLLVPLREALSANGGTLTLTIDWSFQIPEFGADRHGILDVEQGTVYQLAQWYPRMYVHDDVNGWNALPYLGQGEYYLEYGTFNVNITVPRNMIVAATGQLQNPEEVLTQQQRSRLEKARQSRETVMIVSQDEVGDADTRPDGNGPLTWEYKAEEVRDFSWAASQAFIWDAAQAKTGERTVLAQSFYPKEGLGTEKNPGWEESTEYVQHSVEFYSDFLAPYPYPNAINVAGVVAGMEYPQIMFCDVESRGKGLFGVTDHEFGHTWFPMVVGSDERRWAWMDEGLNTFMNQYSEDAFYDNSNRQSLQQVSRVLGQRFASSPFSDQPVMTYADHIRDQALGFLAYYKPANGLMLLREYVVGPERFDRAFRAFFDRWAYKHPKPADFFRTIEDVAGEDLDWFWRSWFYETDDVDHAVANVATGDTTTVTLEQKKELMLPMTVQLRFEDGSSSQKRIPAEAFFTKDTHTLTFTDRTLQQVQLDPNQLLPDVNPNNNTWSATETSSTSSSSSQN is encoded by the coding sequence ATGACTGATACCCTCCGCGCTGCTCTCTGGACCGTGGTGGGGCTGCTTCTTGCCGGACCCGCCCTCGGCCAGACTGTGCCTCAGCACAACCTCGAATCCTTTGAACCCCTCGACCTGCCCGATCCCAACGAGTATCGCGCCGCCGATGGCCGGCCCGGCGATCAGTACTGGCAGAACGAGGCGGATTATCAGATCGATGTCGAGCTCGACACGGCCAACAACCGGCTTACGGGCCAGCAGACGATCACGTATACGAACAACTCGCCGAAGGAGCTGGAACGACTCTGGGTGCAGTTGGAGCAAAACTACTTTAAGCCCGACAGTCGGGGGGCGCGGGTCGTCCCATCCGACGCCCGGTTTAGCGGCTTTTTCGAAGGGGCGGGCTATGAGTTGTCGAATGTGCAGGTCACGCGCAACGGGGACACCGTCTCCCCCGACTACGCTGTGCATGGGACGCGCCTTCTCGTGCCGTTGAGGGAGGCGCTGTCGGCCAATGGCGGCACCCTCACGCTCACCATCGATTGGAGTTTCCAGATTCCTGAGTTTGGGGCCGACCGTCACGGCATTCTCGACGTGGAGCAGGGCACCGTGTACCAGCTTGCACAGTGGTATCCGCGGATGTATGTACACGACGACGTGAATGGCTGGAACGCGCTGCCCTACCTGGGACAAGGCGAGTACTACCTGGAGTACGGCACCTTCAACGTCAACATCACGGTGCCGCGCAACATGATTGTTGCGGCTACTGGCCAGCTTCAGAATCCGGAAGAGGTCCTGACCCAGCAGCAGCGATCGCGTCTGGAGAAGGCCCGTCAGAGCCGGGAGACGGTTATGATCGTGTCGCAGGACGAGGTGGGCGACGCGGATACGCGCCCCGACGGCAATGGTCCGCTGACCTGGGAGTACAAGGCCGAGGAGGTGCGCGACTTCTCCTGGGCGGCCTCGCAGGCCTTCATTTGGGATGCGGCACAGGCGAAAACCGGTGAGCGTACGGTTCTGGCCCAGTCCTTCTACCCGAAGGAAGGGCTTGGAACCGAGAAGAACCCCGGGTGGGAGGAGTCGACCGAGTACGTGCAGCACTCCGTCGAATTTTACTCCGATTTCCTGGCGCCGTATCCGTATCCGAACGCCATTAACGTGGCGGGAGTCGTGGCCGGAATGGAGTATCCACAGATTATGTTCTGCGACGTGGAGTCGCGGGGGAAAGGTCTCTTCGGCGTCACCGACCATGAGTTTGGTCACACGTGGTTCCCGATGGTCGTGGGATCGGATGAGCGACGCTGGGCCTGGATGGACGAGGGGCTCAACACGTTCATGAATCAGTACTCGGAGGATGCCTTCTACGACAACAGCAACCGGCAGAGCCTACAGCAGGTCTCGCGCGTGCTCGGCCAGCGGTTTGCGTCGTCGCCCTTCTCCGACCAGCCCGTGATGACGTACGCGGACCACATCCGCGACCAGGCGCTCGGCTTTCTCGCCTATTACAAGCCCGCCAACGGCCTCATGCTGCTCCGAGAGTACGTGGTGGGGCCGGAGCGCTTCGATCGAGCGTTCCGTGCCTTCTTCGACCGTTGGGCCTACAAGCACCCGAAGCCCGCCGACTTCTTCCGCACCATCGAGGACGTGGCGGGGGAAGACCTGGACTGGTTCTGGCGCAGTTGGTTCTACGAGACCGACGATGTCGACCACGCCGTGGCCAACGTGGCGACCGGCGACACGACGACGGTTACGCTTGAGCAGAAGAAAGAGCTGATGCTTCCGATGACGGTGCAGCTCCGCTTTGAGGACGGGTCCTCTAGTCAGAAGCGCATTCCGGCGGAAGCCTTCTTCACGAAGGACACTCACACCCTCACGTTTACGGACCGCACGCTCCAGCAGGTGCAGCTCGACCCGAACCAGCTGCTCCCGGACGTGAATCCGAACAACAATACCTGGAGTGCGACGGAGACGTCGAGCACGAGCTCCTCCTCATCACAGAACTGA